CTGCTTCAGGGTTACTACGTTAAAGCGTGGGCCGAAAACACAGTGATGCACGTCCTCGTCAACGACGTTGACGCCTGGTGGCGACACCTCAATTCGCTGGATTTGGCTAACAAGTTTGGAGTTGCGCCCCCCGCAGCACCAAGAGTTGAGCCGTGGGGCCTGACCGTAGCGTATGTGTTCGATCCATCGGGCGTTCTGTGGCACTTCGCGGAACCAACGAAGCCGGAAGAAGAACGGCGCTGATACCTTTTTGCCGACAACTCCCAGCGGGCCAAACTGACACGTGCGCCTGAGCCGTTGACGCTTATCGTTGCGTGCCACTGCCTCAACTCTGCGGAGTGGCGCTACGGAAGAATTTGAGGACATGCTCGGCCTTGTCCTTGGCAGTGAGGAGTTGGAGCATGTGATGAGATCGTTCGTCGGTGAGG
The Candidatus Sulfotelmatobacter sp. DNA segment above includes these coding regions:
- a CDS encoding glyoxalase is translated as MDSITQLIPKILRFRPFLPAKEFETSLRFYKAIGFEAYQLGDTLAELSLGTHAFLLQGYYVKAWAENTVMHVLVNDVDAWWRHLNSLDLANKFGVAPPAAPRVEPWGLTVAYVFDPSGVLWHFAEPTKPEEERR